A section of the Leptospira semungkisensis genome encodes:
- a CDS encoding efflux RND transporter permease subunit — MIDKLIRISIKSRIIVLILTGLITIVGLYNAYQLSIDAIPDITNVQVSVVTQSPGLSPVEVEQFITFPIEMELTGVPHVTEIRSISRTGVSSVTVIFKDGTDIYFARQLINERLRAAEAVIPKGYGSPELSPIATGLGDIYEFVLTSDRHTPEELRTYMEWELAREIKSTEGIIDVNIIGGDARQYQIKIDPQRLAVHNITLSQLCEKLESSNQNTGGGYISKGSEQIVIRGESQFKTVEEIRNVAVKTERDGVPLLLGQIATVETGPALRFGLMTKDAKGEVVGATAMMLMGQNSLEVVKRVKEKIEVLRSRLPEGMKIVTFYDRSEFIGRTLGTIFTNLAEAAVLVIIVLIFALGTVKGALLVSLAIPIPMLAATIFMRMFGIVGNLMSLGALDFGLLVDGTIVMLESVLHGFILKKAFYELQNSQEDRKLAAEQIITEACVRVARAATFSVGIILLVYLPLMTLEGVEGRMFQPMAMTVAISLAMALLFSLTTFPAAVSILFQKPIFHHSKFWDKAEEKYLQLLHFGMANKQLFLRAGLGVFAASLILGSTLGSEFLPRIDEGEFAIDIKRLPSTSINYSRDTNTEMEKVIAQFPEAVSIVSKMGRGESAAEPIGTEEGETMVKLSPHKEWVSASSRDELMDKMKDAILKSVPSSTVSLSQPIENRVNALLSGSKADVVIKIYGDDLQTLKDTAAKFAERIRKVPGAADLRVQRVLGLPLIQIKADRQKMARYGVESEEILTTVESLRIGRRAGKVFEGFKRFDLVVRLQLDVSDLDKLENIPVMTSGGFTIPLGQVASIEFVEGPAAIYRESLKRRIMVEANVRGRDLVGFVNEAQKVTEDIEKNLPEGYRTDWGGQFENFQRAKNRLLLVVPIALAIIFVMLIAAFGNVYYAAGVFIVVPLAVAGGIIGLVIRGLPFSIPAGVGFIAVSGIAVLNGVVYASTLKEELAKGVVISKAVISAGLQSLRPVMTTEIIAAVGFIPMAISTMAGAEVQRPLATVVIFGVIVATVLSRVLLPIVMEFLLNIYQHQERRKDALKRKLEAEFQASRVQERISEPAQPVQEISWDSEEIAEEEEVKNFFSKSKRTKNGLKKKTKR; from the coding sequence ATGATCGATAAACTGATACGTATCTCCATCAAAAGCAGGATCATCGTTCTGATCTTGACCGGACTCATTACCATTGTGGGTCTTTATAACGCGTATCAACTCTCCATCGATGCCATTCCGGATATTACCAACGTGCAAGTTTCCGTGGTGACTCAATCTCCAGGACTCTCTCCTGTAGAGGTGGAGCAATTCATTACCTTTCCGATTGAAATGGAACTCACAGGCGTTCCTCACGTGACTGAGATCCGTTCTATTTCTAGAACCGGCGTGAGTAGCGTAACTGTCATCTTCAAGGATGGCACTGATATCTATTTTGCAAGGCAGCTTATCAATGAGAGATTGAGAGCGGCAGAGGCAGTCATTCCTAAGGGATATGGCTCTCCTGAACTTTCTCCTATTGCTACCGGTCTTGGGGATATTTACGAGTTCGTTCTTACAAGCGACAGACATACTCCCGAAGAACTCAGGACTTATATGGAATGGGAACTTGCGAGAGAGATCAAGTCCACCGAAGGGATCATCGACGTAAACATTATCGGCGGGGATGCAAGACAATACCAGATCAAGATCGATCCTCAAAGATTAGCAGTTCATAATATTACACTTTCCCAACTTTGTGAAAAATTGGAGAGCTCCAATCAAAACACCGGAGGCGGCTATATCTCCAAAGGCTCTGAACAGATCGTAATCCGAGGAGAGAGCCAATTCAAAACAGTAGAAGAAATACGTAACGTAGCTGTCAAAACCGAAAGAGACGGAGTTCCCCTTCTTCTCGGACAGATCGCAACTGTAGAAACAGGACCTGCACTTAGATTCGGGCTTATGACCAAGGACGCCAAGGGAGAAGTCGTCGGTGCCACTGCGATGATGCTCATGGGCCAAAACTCTTTGGAAGTCGTAAAAAGAGTGAAGGAAAAAATAGAAGTATTGCGATCCAGACTTCCCGAAGGAATGAAGATCGTCACCTTTTACGATCGTTCAGAATTCATCGGAAGAACGTTAGGAACCATCTTTACTAACTTAGCGGAAGCTGCAGTCCTAGTGATCATCGTTTTAATCTTCGCGCTCGGCACTGTTAAAGGTGCATTGCTAGTCAGCTTAGCCATTCCGATCCCTATGCTTGCGGCTACTATTTTCATGAGAATGTTCGGCATCGTCGGAAATCTAATGTCTCTTGGAGCCTTGGACTTCGGACTTTTAGTCGATGGAACGATCGTAATGCTCGAATCCGTACTCCATGGTTTCATTCTAAAAAAAGCATTCTACGAATTACAAAATTCTCAAGAAGATAGAAAGCTTGCCGCGGAGCAAATCATCACCGAAGCCTGCGTGCGTGTTGCAAGAGCTGCCACCTTCTCCGTAGGAATTATTCTACTCGTGTATCTTCCCCTCATGACCTTAGAAGGTGTAGAAGGAAGAATGTTCCAACCGATGGCCATGACAGTTGCGATCTCTCTCGCAATGGCACTTCTGTTCTCTCTTACCACATTTCCGGCAGCGGTCAGTATTCTTTTCCAAAAGCCGATCTTCCACCATAGTAAGTTCTGGGATAAGGCAGAAGAAAAATATCTACAACTCTTGCATTTCGGAATGGCGAACAAACAGCTTTTCTTAAGAGCAGGCCTCGGAGTATTTGCAGCTTCTTTAATATTAGGATCAACATTAGGATCCGAATTCTTACCTCGTATCGATGAGGGAGAATTCGCAATCGATATCAAACGTCTCCCTTCTACTTCTATCAATTATTCCAGAGATACGAATACCGAAATGGAGAAGGTAATCGCTCAATTCCCTGAAGCAGTGAGCATCGTGAGCAAGATGGGAAGAGGAGAATCCGCAGCAGAACCCATTGGCACCGAAGAAGGAGAGACGATGGTCAAGCTCTCTCCCCATAAGGAATGGGTGAGCGCTTCTTCTAGAGACGAACTCATGGACAAAATGAAGGATGCGATTTTGAAATCAGTACCTTCGAGCACTGTTTCTCTCTCTCAGCCGATCGAGAACAGAGTGAATGCACTTCTTTCGGGCTCCAAAGCAGACGTTGTGATCAAGATCTACGGAGATGATCTGCAAACATTGAAGGACACTGCTGCAAAATTCGCAGAAAGAATCCGCAAGGTCCCAGGCGCTGCCGACTTAAGAGTGCAAAGAGTATTAGGACTTCCTTTAATACAGATCAAAGCAGACAGACAGAAAATGGCCCGCTACGGAGTGGAGTCCGAAGAGATACTTACCACAGTCGAATCCTTACGAATCGGAAGAAGGGCCGGCAAAGTATTCGAAGGATTCAAACGCTTCGACCTGGTTGTTCGCTTGCAGCTCGACGTTTCCGATCTGGATAAATTAGAAAATATACCGGTTATGACATCGGGAGGATTTACGATCCCTCTCGGACAGGTTGCTTCCATAGAATTCGTAGAAGGACCTGCAGCTATCTACAGAGAATCCCTGAAACGCAGGATCATGGTAGAAGCGAACGTACGAGGAAGAGACTTAGTAGGTTTCGTAAACGAGGCACAAAAAGTCACAGAAGACATAGAGAAAAATCTTCCAGAAGGATATAGAACGGACTGGGGAGGACAGTTCGAGAACTTCCAAAGAGCAAAGAACAGATTACTCTTAGTAGTCCCGATTGCACTCGCAATCATATTCGTCATGCTCATCGCAGCTTTCGGGAACGTGTATTACGCAGCTGGAGTGTTCATCGTAGTGCCTCTTGCAGTGGCAGGAGGAATTATCGGACTTGTGATCCGAGGTCTTCCGTTTAGTATTCCTGCAGGTGTAGGATTTATTGCAGTGAGCGGTATCGCGGTATTGAACGGTGTCGTTTATGCTTCCACATTAAAAGAAGAGTTAGCAAAAGGAGTAGTGATCTCTAAGGCAGTGATCTCTGCCGGATTGCAATCCCTTCGTCCGGTAATGACTACTGAGATCATTGCGGCAGTGGGATTCATTCCGATGGCAATTTCCACAATGGCGGGCGCGGAAGTGCAAAGACCATTAGCTACAGTCGTTATCTTCGGGGTCATAGTAGCAACTGTGCTTTCTAGGGTACTTCTTCCGATCGTGATGGAGTTCCTTCTGAATATCTACCAACACCAAGAGAGAAGAAAGGACGCTCTGAAAAGAAAATTAGAAGCAGAGTTCCAAGCATCCAGAGTGCAAGAAAGGATCTCCGAGCCTGCACAGCCAGTCCAAGAAATCTCTTGGGATTCGGAGGAGATCGCAGAGGAAGAAGAAGTTAAAAATTTCTTCTCTAAATCCAAACGCACTAAGAACGGCTTAAAGAAAAAGACAAAACGTTAA
- a CDS encoding TetR/AcrR family transcriptional regulator, producing the protein MPKTGLKPEELQEKVLDAAEAEIRRNGVERLKLTDVARTLNVSHAALYKHFTDKEALLDSISRRWLDRIDTTLEEVTSRNLPLEQKIEEWFVVLHKMKREKVQSDPRIFSAFNMSAEKTRPFVQKHIKTMYDQLERIVGDGIKNGLFFCNTPENGAKILFEGTLSFHHPRIVFEKISEDRIDLLKSVIRALIVGLKEKK; encoded by the coding sequence ATGCCTAAGACAGGTCTGAAACCGGAAGAACTGCAAGAGAAAGTGCTCGATGCCGCCGAAGCCGAAATTCGTCGAAACGGTGTCGAGCGTCTGAAGTTAACCGATGTGGCTCGGACCTTAAACGTAAGCCACGCAGCACTCTATAAACATTTCACCGACAAGGAAGCGTTGCTCGATTCTATTTCCAGAAGATGGTTGGATCGGATCGATACCACTTTAGAAGAAGTCACTTCCCGCAATTTACCTTTAGAACAAAAAATAGAAGAATGGTTTGTGGTTCTCCATAAAATGAAACGGGAAAAGGTGCAATCCGACCCTAGGATCTTTTCCGCATTCAATATGTCCGCAGAAAAGACTAGACCATTCGTTCAAAAGCATATCAAGACAATGTATGATCAGTTGGAGAGGATTGTAGGCGACGGGATCAAAAACGGATTATTTTTTTGTAATACTCCAGAGAATGGCGCAAAGATATTATTCGAAGGAACTCTTTCGTTCCATCATCCTCGTATCGTATTCGAAAAGATCTCCGAGGATCGGATTGATCTTTTGAAAAGCGTTATCCGAGCCTTGATCGTAGGCTTAAAGGAAAAGAAATAA
- a CDS encoding aldo/keto reductase encodes MQLRKLGKNGPMVSELSLGCMGMSDFYGTKETRDRKESIATIHAALDAGVNFLNTGDFYGIGHNELLISEALKTRPDKPLISVKFGALRTPSGDFIGYDARPSSVKNFAAHTLTRLGTDVIDIYQPSRVDPNVPIEDTVGAVAELIREGKVRYLGLSEASPENLRRAHKVYPVTALEVEYSLATRVIEKELLQTARELGVSVVAYGVVGRGLLTGTIETKLGVADFRANSPRFQGKNLEANLERVSLLQELAKKKGCSTAQLAIAWVLHKGNDIVPLIGSTRRASLQENLEAQSVKLSAEEIETLDATFPEGTFQGDRYPAHGMQLVVK; translated from the coding sequence ATGCAATTACGAAAACTAGGTAAGAATGGCCCCATGGTATCCGAGCTCAGCCTGGGCTGTATGGGAATGTCAGACTTCTACGGCACCAAGGAAACGAGGGATCGAAAGGAATCCATAGCTACGATCCATGCTGCCTTGGACGCAGGGGTGAATTTCCTGAACACGGGAGATTTTTACGGAATCGGTCACAATGAGCTTTTGATCTCCGAGGCTCTCAAGACCAGACCAGATAAGCCTTTGATCAGCGTGAAATTCGGAGCGCTTCGAACTCCTTCGGGAGATTTTATCGGATACGACGCACGACCTTCTTCTGTGAAGAATTTTGCGGCCCATACCCTAACCAGATTGGGAACAGATGTGATCGATATTTACCAACCTTCTCGTGTGGATCCGAATGTTCCCATCGAAGATACGGTTGGCGCAGTAGCGGAGCTGATCAGGGAGGGAAAGGTGCGTTATCTCGGACTCTCCGAGGCTTCTCCTGAAAATTTGAGAAGGGCTCATAAGGTGTATCCGGTCACCGCTCTAGAAGTAGAATATTCTCTGGCGACACGTGTAATCGAGAAGGAACTCCTGCAGACTGCGAGAGAGCTCGGGGTCAGCGTCGTTGCTTATGGAGTGGTGGGAAGGGGGCTTCTTACCGGAACCATCGAGACTAAGTTGGGAGTCGCGGATTTTAGGGCCAATTCTCCTCGCTTTCAGGGAAAAAACCTTGAAGCGAATTTAGAACGTGTGAGTCTGCTTCAAGAGCTTGCCAAGAAGAAGGGTTGTAGTACTGCTCAACTCGCAATTGCTTGGGTCCTCCACAAGGGAAATGATATCGTTCCTCTGATCGGTTCTACGAGAAGAGCGAGTCTGCAAGAGAATTTGGAAGCGCAGTCAGTGAAGCTGAGCGCAGAAGAAATCGAGACTCTGGACGCGACATTCCCCGAAGGAACCTTCCAAGGAGACAGATATCCTGCCCATGGGATGCAGCTCGTAGTTAAATGA
- a CDS encoding FAD-dependent thymidylate synthase: MESQKPIVQLLDATKEPFNLAIASARTCYSSKGVLLPEDMVRTEKSLEIRDKVAKSTKKAGHLTTRQHPHFIFTLDKVSRQFVWSFLHSHPYYNSEQVSQRYVEVKKENYYIPPSLSGEQKELYLEAIEYASNAYFEYVELLHPFIQDEYFLVYKARASYPEKWQQPIKKKCLEVARYLLPLGTFTYLYHTVNGLTLHRYHRLMNSFDVPEEQRLVVEAMIEKVREVDPLYVDEMDDPIPLEETAEYQFFHEFYKDGSSEFRPEAAKNFVREFDEDIDTRYSRLASYSSSGPEVLASAVRSVIGATKSALNDEEAIRLVLDPSKNKHLTSTLNETTMSPLARAMFNVHYSFKKRISHTADSQDQRHRMVPGARPVLMSQYTGMPDYIVPKVVLKYSQLEETYRRKMDGIFKNLNRFLEAGGKPEYASYLLPNAFPIRFYEGGDLLNLHHKWRARTCYNAQEEIFQASINELTDLSKVHPQIAKWIKAPCWIRLQGDVKPYCPEGDHYCGTQVWKRELSEYDRTL; the protein is encoded by the coding sequence ATGGAAAGCCAGAAACCCATTGTCCAACTTCTAGACGCAACGAAAGAGCCATTCAATCTCGCGATCGCTTCTGCGAGAACCTGCTACTCTTCCAAAGGGGTGCTCTTGCCGGAGGACATGGTCCGCACGGAGAAGTCTCTGGAGATCCGAGACAAGGTTGCCAAGTCCACGAAAAAGGCAGGCCACCTAACAACCCGTCAGCATCCTCATTTTATTTTTACCTTGGACAAGGTGTCCCGCCAATTCGTTTGGTCCTTTCTTCATTCTCATCCTTATTATAATTCCGAACAAGTGAGCCAAAGATATGTGGAAGTGAAGAAGGAGAATTATTATATTCCCCCTTCTCTTAGCGGCGAGCAGAAGGAATTGTATTTGGAAGCGATCGAATATGCGTCTAACGCGTATTTCGAATATGTGGAGCTATTGCATCCTTTCATCCAAGACGAGTATTTCCTGGTCTATAAGGCGAGAGCGAGTTATCCGGAAAAATGGCAGCAACCGATCAAGAAGAAATGCTTAGAAGTGGCACGTTACCTTCTTCCTTTGGGAACATTTACCTACTTATATCATACTGTTAACGGTCTTACCCTGCATAGATACCATCGATTGATGAACTCCTTCGATGTCCCTGAAGAGCAACGCCTCGTAGTCGAAGCAATGATCGAAAAAGTAAGAGAAGTAGATCCTCTCTATGTAGATGAGATGGACGATCCGATTCCTTTGGAAGAAACTGCAGAGTATCAATTCTTTCATGAATTCTATAAGGACGGTTCTTCCGAATTTAGACCGGAGGCGGCCAAGAATTTCGTGCGTGAATTTGATGAGGATATAGATACACGTTATTCTCGCTTGGCTTCTTATTCCTCCAGTGGCCCGGAAGTCTTGGCATCCGCTGTTCGTTCCGTTATTGGAGCAACCAAATCGGCCTTAAACGACGAGGAAGCGATCCGATTAGTTCTGGATCCATCTAAGAACAAGCATTTGACTTCTACTCTGAATGAAACAACCATGAGTCCACTTGCAAGAGCCATGTTCAATGTGCATTATTCCTTTAAAAAGAGGATCTCACATACAGCGGACAGCCAAGACCAGAGACACAGAATGGTCCCAGGTGCAAGGCCGGTACTCATGTCTCAGTATACCGGAATGCCGGATTATATCGTTCCGAAAGTAGTATTAAAATATTCTCAATTAGAAGAAACATATAGAAGAAAGATGGACGGCATCTTCAAGAACCTGAATCGCTTCTTAGAAGCCGGCGGAAAACCGGAATATGCTTCTTATCTTCTTCCGAATGCATTCCCAATTCGCTTTTATGAAGGCGGGGATCTATTGAACCTGCACCATAAATGGAGAGCCCGCACCTGTTACAACGCTCAGGAAGAGATCTTTCAGGCTTCTATCAATGAGCTTACGGATCTAAGCAAAGTCCATCCTCAGATCGCGAAATGGATCAAAGCGCCTTGCTGGATCCGCCTGCAAGGAGATGTAAAGCCTTACTGCCCGGAAGGAGATCATTACTGCGGAACTCAAGTGTGGAAAAGAGAATTAAGTGAGTACGATAGGACCTTATAA
- a CDS encoding adenylate/guanylate cyclase domain-containing protein: MLLKHFDTLANTLEKEILKSEQIRSKILLAVLLSASVIWIGVFIFFQKEFDESMGIQFPFHLLIGTLVFGSAYEFGFLHLLRFLQKTGRRVPSLPRYGNALIETSLPGFILLFLVQKHLYPVVPLNSPIPNLYIVFVILSVLRMEFGISFFTGAIAGTQYLLLSLFFVPDSIPNGDYAYNFFYSKIPMYIRSAMFLGSGLVAGLVAMRLKNVLKNSVSHLEERNEVLGMFGQYVSPSVVDKLMSQKTETVSENKDVCVMFLDIRNFTKFSENKSPAEVIEYLNTLFEDMIEIVNKHNGIINKFLGDGFMAVFGAPISDNGRDVENAVQASIEIQQKVLELNLSGKIPETRIGIGLHSGEAMTGNVGSSQRKEYTIIGDTVNLASRVEQLNKDFGSVLLVTDSVYEQVKHAVQGESLPPVKVKGRDKEVFIYKLH; encoded by the coding sequence ATGCTTTTGAAACATTTCGACACCTTAGCCAATACTTTGGAAAAGGAGATCTTAAAAAGTGAACAAATCCGCAGCAAAATACTCTTAGCAGTGCTTTTGTCAGCAAGTGTGATCTGGATCGGAGTCTTTATCTTTTTCCAGAAAGAGTTCGATGAGAGCATGGGGATACAATTCCCGTTTCATTTACTAATAGGCACATTGGTCTTCGGATCCGCCTACGAATTCGGATTTCTCCATCTCTTGCGATTTCTCCAGAAGACAGGACGCAGGGTTCCTTCTCTCCCGAGATATGGAAACGCATTGATTGAGACTTCCTTGCCGGGCTTTATACTTCTCTTCTTAGTCCAAAAGCATTTGTATCCGGTTGTTCCTCTCAACTCTCCGATTCCGAATCTATATATTGTTTTCGTAATATTGTCAGTACTCAGAATGGAATTCGGGATTTCTTTCTTTACCGGCGCGATTGCAGGAACCCAGTATCTTCTTCTTTCCTTGTTCTTTGTCCCGGATAGCATACCGAATGGAGACTATGCATACAATTTCTTCTATTCCAAGATACCTATGTACATCCGTTCCGCAATGTTCTTGGGCTCCGGCTTGGTCGCAGGACTCGTAGCAATGAGATTGAAGAATGTATTGAAAAACTCAGTAAGCCACTTGGAAGAAAGAAACGAGGTCCTGGGAATGTTCGGTCAATACGTTTCTCCTTCCGTAGTAGACAAACTAATGAGCCAAAAAACGGAAACAGTTTCCGAAAACAAAGATGTTTGCGTGATGTTCTTGGACATTCGAAATTTCACTAAATTCTCGGAAAACAAAAGCCCGGCAGAAGTAATCGAATATTTGAACACTCTATTCGAAGATATGATAGAGATCGTAAATAAACATAACGGAATCATAAACAAGTTTCTAGGAGACGGATTTATGGCGGTATTCGGCGCACCCATTTCGGATAACGGAAGAGATGTAGAAAATGCAGTTCAGGCTTCCATCGAGATCCAACAAAAGGTTTTAGAACTAAATCTTTCAGGAAAGATCCCGGAGACAAGGATCGGGATCGGACTTCATTCGGGAGAAGCAATGACAGGCAACGTAGGCTCGTCTCAAAGGAAGGAATATACCATCATAGGAGACACGGTCAATCTCGCATCCAGAGTGGAACAATTGAATAAAGACTTCGGCTCGGTCCTACTCGTTACGGATTCTGTGTATGAACAAGTGAAGCATGCAGTGCAAGGAGAGTCCCTTCCTCCCGTGAAAGTAAAAGGAAGAGACAAAGAAGTATTCATTTACAAACTGCATTAA
- a CDS encoding class I SAM-dependent methyltransferase — translation MRSPKEHYESFLAKRYSWMLGDLSEKDKEHHSLFQSFGISPKSNSIAWDLGAGSGIQSIPLEDLGFRVLAIDFNQELLDEIPARKPGTLIQTKIADIRSTELYKGEAPEILLCMGDTITHLESEKEWEALVELWSSFLKPGSLLFLGYRDLSYGTPGEKTGFVVRAEESQIFSCILSFGKEKTEVTDVFHYKNENHWDMAMSSYNKLVLPIDRILQTLSIHKFELQKQDEKRGMRFLLLKRT, via the coding sequence ATGAGATCTCCCAAAGAACATTACGAAAGTTTTCTAGCCAAAAGATATTCTTGGATGCTTGGAGATCTTTCCGAAAAAGATAAAGAACATCATTCCTTATTTCAATCTTTTGGGATCTCTCCCAAGTCCAATTCCATTGCTTGGGATTTAGGAGCTGGAAGCGGGATCCAATCTATTCCGTTAGAAGACTTGGGCTTTCGAGTTTTAGCAATCGACTTCAACCAAGAACTCTTAGATGAAATTCCCGCACGAAAGCCGGGAACTCTTATCCAAACTAAGATCGCCGACATCAGATCTACTGAGTTGTACAAAGGAGAAGCTCCCGAAATTCTACTCTGCATGGGAGACACCATTACACATTTAGAATCCGAAAAAGAATGGGAAGCGCTAGTCGAACTCTGGTCTTCCTTTTTGAAACCGGGAAGTCTATTATTTTTAGGTTATAGAGATCTGAGCTATGGAACCCCGGGAGAAAAAACCGGATTCGTAGTGAGGGCCGAAGAATCCCAGATCTTTTCCTGCATTCTTTCCTTTGGAAAGGAAAAGACGGAGGTCACCGATGTATTCCATTATAAAAATGAGAATCATTGGGATATGGCCATGAGTTCGTATAACAAATTAGTGCTTCCTATCGATAGAATATTACAAACTCTTTCTATTCATAAATTCGAACTGCAAAAACAGGATGAGAAAAGAGGAATGCGCTTCCTTCTTCTGAAACGAACTTAA
- a CDS encoding PQQ-dependent sugar dehydrogenase translates to MVFRFQKSRFLPIGFLFAVLLLECKPPANSSLLPLLFLGESKCSESRVPSCLKTTEIASGFNAPLFVGAPNGDTSRLFVVEQGGKIRLIKNGALLSTPFLDIGSEGTDLIDYSGERGLLGLAFHPSYSSNGRFWVDYTRKSDGAIVLAEYSRSAGDQDQADPSPVKEVFNISKPFANHNGGMIAFGPDGFLYIATGDGGGAGDPNGNAQNVESSLGKILRIDVDSYPTPAPGNRPATGSENPHIWDWGLRNPWRFSFDRSSGDLYIADVGQNLYEELNIETSGQGLKNYGWKITEAKHCFSPSVGCSVTGITLPQLEYSHFSGKAITGGYVYRGTNLPDYAGRYFYGDFINQRVWSLIWDGTKIDNIIEHTQEMGFHSPLPSFGEDANGEVYIVDYNGRVLRIDAQ, encoded by the coding sequence ATGGTCTTCAGGTTTCAGAAAAGTCGATTTTTACCCATCGGATTTTTATTCGCTGTTCTTTTACTCGAATGTAAACCTCCAGCGAATTCTTCCCTGCTTCCTCTGCTCTTCTTGGGAGAAAGCAAGTGCTCTGAATCCAGGGTTCCTTCTTGCCTTAAGACTACTGAGATCGCTTCCGGTTTCAATGCCCCACTTTTTGTAGGAGCTCCTAATGGAGATACGAGCAGACTCTTCGTGGTGGAGCAGGGCGGAAAGATTCGACTGATTAAGAATGGAGCTCTGTTATCGACTCCTTTCTTGGACATTGGATCGGAAGGAACGGATCTCATTGATTACTCCGGAGAGAGAGGGTTACTCGGACTGGCCTTTCATCCCAGTTATTCTTCTAACGGAAGATTTTGGGTGGATTATACTCGCAAGTCGGATGGGGCCATCGTGCTTGCAGAATATTCGCGCTCTGCAGGAGATCAAGACCAAGCGGATCCTTCTCCTGTAAAAGAAGTATTCAATATTTCTAAACCGTTTGCAAATCATAACGGTGGAATGATCGCATTCGGTCCGGACGGATTCTTGTACATTGCAACTGGAGATGGAGGAGGCGCAGGTGATCCGAATGGCAATGCGCAGAATGTGGAATCCTCACTCGGAAAGATCCTAAGGATAGATGTGGATTCCTATCCGACTCCAGCTCCCGGAAACAGACCTGCCACCGGTTCTGAGAATCCTCATATTTGGGATTGGGGACTCCGAAATCCTTGGAGATTCAGTTTTGATAGAAGTTCGGGCGATCTGTACATCGCAGATGTTGGGCAGAATCTATACGAAGAATTGAATATAGAAACTTCGGGACAAGGATTGAAAAACTACGGATGGAAGATCACCGAAGCGAAGCATTGTTTTAGTCCTTCTGTCGGATGTTCCGTAACTGGAATTACTTTGCCTCAATTAGAATACAGTCATTTTTCAGGAAAGGCAATCACCGGTGGATATGTGTATCGAGGAACTAATCTGCCAGATTATGCAGGAAGATATTTCTACGGAGACTTTATAAACCAAAGGGTTTGGTCCCTAATTTGGGACGGAACCAAAATAGACAATATCATAGAGCATACCCAGGAGATGGGATTTCACTCTCCGCTTCCTTCTTTTGGAGAGGATGCAAACGGAGAAGTGTATATCGTAGATTATAATGGAAGGGTGCTAAGAATTGATGCTCAATAG
- a CDS encoding DUF4395 domain-containing protein has product MIRIGNFPDTVNEYAARSVAALVVILSLSTIFTQSLWLAAALAYGFAARVLYGPKFSVFAKLAIHGIVPIFGLGNKTVAGPPKRFAQLVGLVFSGTAFALLYFGQIFFFQIVLGILVFFATLESVLGFCAGCFVFGFLIKWGLIPEEVCEKCNQLDFATKK; this is encoded by the coding sequence ATGATTCGAATCGGTAATTTCCCGGATACTGTCAATGAATATGCGGCGAGAAGCGTGGCTGCCCTCGTGGTTATCCTTAGTTTATCTACAATTTTTACTCAGTCCCTTTGGTTAGCGGCGGCCTTGGCCTATGGGTTTGCGGCGAGAGTTTTATATGGGCCTAAGTTTTCCGTATTCGCGAAGTTAGCCATCCATGGGATCGTGCCCATTTTTGGTTTGGGAAACAAAACGGTAGCAGGTCCTCCCAAGAGATTCGCGCAATTGGTAGGTCTCGTCTTTAGCGGAACTGCGTTTGCACTTCTTTATTTCGGGCAAATTTTCTTCTTTCAAATCGTTCTCGGTATCTTAGTATTTTTCGCGACTCTGGAAAGCGTCTTGGGTTTCTGCGCAGGATGTTTCGTCTTCGGATTTCTTATCAAGTGGGGACTAATTCCAGAAGAAGTTTGCGAAAAATGTAATCAACTAGACTTTGCTACGAAGAAGTAA